One stretch of Labrenzia sp. CE80 DNA includes these proteins:
- a CDS encoding class I SAM-dependent methyltransferase — protein MTSKGRPSQKVLEGRNRIRETLEVLKLSSADTLEIYAEETRDLKSLTVHRDRLSGVVFIDAFYVGDETYCDGEYRQQSVARAGARDYEVKADALRRSKSYDQFYAGKRIADFGCGDGAFLQAASADAGDVVGVELQESYVQALRQDGICCVRSLQEIEDASLDALFCFHVLEHLPDPLTDLASMRSKLRPGGRLIVEVPHASDLLLSQIRCEAFKAFTLWSQHLLLHTRESLRRMVSYAGFEQVMIEGVQRYPLSNHMTWLADEKPGGHKSTLSILDTPELTAAYEAALRKIDATDTLVAVATAPETGGC, from the coding sequence ATGACTTCGAAAGGTAGACCTTCACAAAAAGTACTTGAAGGACGTAATCGGATTCGGGAGACCCTTGAGGTTCTGAAACTTTCGAGTGCAGATACTTTGGAGATCTATGCAGAAGAGACGCGTGATTTAAAGTCTCTCACCGTCCATCGCGATAGACTTTCTGGAGTTGTCTTCATTGACGCATTTTATGTGGGGGACGAGACCTATTGCGACGGTGAGTATCGGCAGCAGAGCGTCGCGCGAGCGGGCGCTCGAGATTATGAAGTCAAAGCCGATGCATTGCGACGGTCGAAATCCTACGACCAATTCTATGCTGGAAAGCGCATTGCTGATTTTGGATGTGGGGACGGCGCTTTTCTCCAAGCGGCGTCGGCGGATGCAGGAGACGTAGTCGGAGTAGAGTTGCAGGAAAGCTATGTGCAGGCTCTGCGGCAGGATGGCATTTGCTGTGTTCGCTCATTGCAGGAGATCGAAGATGCTTCACTGGATGCACTTTTTTGCTTTCACGTACTGGAGCATCTTCCAGATCCATTAACTGATCTGGCCTCGATGAGGTCCAAGCTGAGGCCAGGTGGACGACTTATTGTCGAGGTTCCGCACGCAAGCGACTTGCTCCTATCGCAGATCCGCTGCGAAGCATTTAAGGCCTTTACCCTTTGGAGCCAGCATTTGCTGCTGCATACGCGTGAGAGCTTACGGCGGATGGTTTCATATGCTGGATTTGAACAGGTTATGATTGAAGGAGTTCAGCGCTACCCCTTGTCTAACCACATGACTTGGCTTGCGGATGAAAAGCCAGGTGGACATAAGTCAACTCTCTCGATACTCGATACGCCTGAACTCACAGCTGCATATGAGGCGGCTCTGCGCAAGATCGACGCGACAGACACGCTCGTCGCAGTTGCTACCGCACCAGAGACTGGAGGATGCTGA
- a CDS encoding acylneuraminate cytidylyltransferase: MKIVAAIPARGGSVGLPGKNIRPLNGIPLVGRTVRAALGSRFISDVFVSSDSEQILSVAHKYGAIGFQRPDELSGPTASSESALIHLLRNEPTLLEGPPDILVFLQCTAPFTLAHHVDHVVEALLSEDATSAISVVDDHGFYWEVDEHGAGVGLNHDPSLPRIRRQDISSRYRENGAVYAMRVPEFLETENRYCGKTILVPLDSTWIEIDTSQDWDIAEAFIKTAPFTGAINMDAIASIKALVSSFEGVHTDNSVFVSVDGNETIRCNRSDEMGLNHLIGRGTDLLMLEREHSPFAAARARKLGMEFRSHPSDKKAALDEWRLAKRLEWGEIAFIGEDISDLPAMLACGLSAAPRSAQAEVKAQADVVLERSGGQGAVREFCDLLISRKSLGN, encoded by the coding sequence ATGAAGATTGTTGCCGCGATTCCGGCCCGCGGTGGGTCGGTCGGATTGCCGGGGAAGAACATTCGTCCGCTGAACGGGATTCCTCTTGTGGGGCGAACGGTTCGAGCCGCGCTCGGGTCGCGGTTCATTTCCGACGTGTTTGTATCCAGCGACTCCGAGCAGATTCTTTCAGTGGCGCATAAGTATGGCGCGATAGGGTTTCAGCGTCCGGACGAGTTGAGCGGACCAACTGCAAGTTCGGAATCGGCACTGATACATCTACTTCGCAATGAGCCCACCTTGCTGGAGGGGCCGCCGGACATTCTTGTCTTTCTTCAATGCACAGCTCCCTTCACACTCGCGCACCATGTTGATCACGTGGTGGAAGCACTTTTGTCTGAGGATGCGACCAGTGCAATATCTGTTGTTGACGATCACGGCTTCTACTGGGAAGTCGATGAGCACGGTGCAGGCGTAGGACTTAATCACGACCCCAGCTTACCGAGAATTCGCCGACAGGATATATCCTCACGATATCGCGAAAATGGCGCTGTTTACGCGATGCGCGTCCCAGAGTTTCTCGAGACTGAAAATCGCTATTGTGGAAAGACGATACTTGTACCGTTGGACTCGACCTGGATCGAGATAGACACTTCCCAGGATTGGGATATAGCTGAGGCTTTCATCAAAACTGCACCTTTCACCGGCGCAATCAATATGGACGCGATCGCGTCAATCAAGGCGTTGGTAAGCTCTTTTGAAGGCGTTCATACCGACAATAGCGTATTCGTTTCTGTTGATGGAAATGAAACTATCAGATGCAATCGCAGTGATGAGATGGGGTTGAATCACTTGATTGGCCGGGGAACGGACCTTCTCATGCTTGAGCGTGAGCATAGTCCGTTCGCTGCAGCGCGTGCGCGCAAACTTGGAATGGAATTTCGATCCCACCCCTCTGACAAGAAAGCAGCATTGGACGAATGGCGCCTTGCCAAGAGATTGGAGTGGGGAGAGATCGCTTTCATCGGCGAGGACATCAGCGACTTACCTGCGATGCTTGCCTGTGGTCTCAGTGCGGCACCACGCAGTGCGCAAGCGGAGGTAAAGGCGCAGGCTGATGTTGTTTTGGAGCGAAGCGGCGGTCAGGGTGCTGTGCGTGAGTTTTGTGACTTGCTGATTTCGAGGAAGAGCCTTGGCAACTGA
- a CDS encoding TylF/MycF/NovP-related O-methyltransferase has product MASPSLEIRDLKSDDIWDHENGYFWFSEPSRLNKALAQYDLYKMIVDLPGDVFEFGVFKGLSLIRFATFRNFMEDQTSRRIVGFDTFGKFPTTNIHSSDDLEFVEAYASEAGDALAKQDLEVILARKGFSNTKLIEGNVFDTLPEYLSSNPATRISLLHLDMDVMEPTDFALELLYDRVVKGGIIMFDDYQAVAGATISVDRFIEKTGLKLEKLPYYRQPAFVRKL; this is encoded by the coding sequence ATGGCCTCCCCTTCACTTGAAATTCGGGACCTCAAAAGTGACGATATCTGGGACCATGAGAACGGCTATTTCTGGTTCTCGGAACCTTCCCGCTTAAACAAGGCACTCGCGCAGTATGATCTCTACAAGATGATTGTGGACTTGCCTGGCGACGTGTTCGAGTTCGGCGTTTTCAAAGGCTTGTCTCTTATCCGCTTTGCGACCTTTCGCAATTTCATGGAAGATCAGACCTCTCGCAGGATCGTCGGCTTTGACACGTTCGGAAAATTTCCGACTACGAACATCCACTCGAGTGACGACCTGGAGTTTGTTGAGGCTTATGCCTCCGAAGCGGGAGATGCGCTCGCGAAGCAGGATCTTGAAGTCATTCTAGCGAGGAAGGGTTTTTCCAACACGAAGTTGATCGAAGGCAATGTCTTCGACACTCTGCCCGAATACCTTTCCAGCAATCCCGCCACAAGAATATCGCTATTGCATCTGGATATGGACGTGATGGAGCCGACTGACTTTGCGCTGGAGCTTCTTTATGATCGCGTCGTTAAAGGCGGCATCATCATGTTCGATGACTATCAAGCCGTCGCAGGCGCCACGATTTCTGTTGATCGCTTTATTGAGAAGACCGGATTGAAGTTGGAAAAGTTGCCCTACTACCGACAACCCGCGTTTGTCAGAAAGCTATAA
- a CDS encoding HAD hydrolase family protein: MSSCSKDVKPIDQIRAVITDFDGVHTDNSVLVDEDGTELVRCSRADGMGIERLRDRGVLLLMLSREANKVVAARAAKLQMEVAHKVIDKLSFLDNWRKSHGLEWSQIAYIGDDINDLECMKACGLAAAPANARPEIKQVATILLSRSGGDGAVRELSDLLINGKMLQSAT; encoded by the coding sequence ATGTCGAGCTGCTCGAAGGATGTAAAGCCGATTGATCAAATTCGGGCAGTTATTACTGATTTCGACGGCGTGCATACCGACAACAGTGTCCTGGTCGATGAAGACGGAACTGAGCTCGTAAGGTGTAGTCGCGCCGACGGAATGGGCATTGAACGATTGCGGGATCGCGGCGTCCTTCTGCTGATGCTCTCGCGCGAGGCCAACAAGGTGGTCGCTGCACGAGCCGCCAAACTCCAGATGGAAGTTGCGCACAAGGTGATCGACAAATTGTCATTCCTGGACAATTGGCGAAAGAGCCATGGCCTTGAGTGGAGCCAAATTGCCTATATTGGTGATGATATCAACGATCTGGAGTGTATGAAGGCCTGTGGGCTGGCGGCAGCTCCGGCGAACGCACGCCCTGAAATAAAGCAGGTCGCAACAATCCTGCTGAGCCGCAGCGGAGGCGATGGAGCCGTTCGTGAGCTGAGTGATCTGCTCATCAACGGAAAGATGCTGCAGTCGGCGACATGA
- a CDS encoding N-acetylneuraminate synthase family protein: MKSDCGISVIAEVGCNHKGDMEIACRMIDIAARECGADVVKFQKRDNKTLLSEGVYNSPHPVPKNSYGRTYGEHREFLEFSAGQHRELQEECRRHGVEYSTSVWDLVSASEIVALKPAMIKVPSATNQNFDVQEFVCREFDGEIHVSTGMTTRIELEELISFYEGLGRAKDLVVYACTSGYPVPPEDVCLLEINHLQERYGDRVGAIGFSGHHLGIAIDVAATTLGVAGAERYGQGRFSYLERHFTLDRTWKGTDHSASLEPEELRQLCSDIKAVASALTYKPMDILDIEVPQRHKLKWREGEQASQTQKLLNKVS, translated from the coding sequence ATGAAAAGCGACTGCGGAATTAGCGTGATTGCCGAGGTCGGATGCAATCACAAAGGCGACATGGAAATTGCTTGCCGGATGATTGATATCGCCGCTCGTGAGTGTGGTGCCGACGTCGTTAAGTTTCAAAAACGCGACAATAAAACACTTCTGTCAGAGGGCGTTTACAACAGTCCTCATCCTGTGCCGAAAAATTCCTATGGCCGAACCTATGGTGAGCATCGCGAATTTCTCGAGTTCTCCGCGGGCCAGCATAGGGAACTGCAGGAAGAGTGCAGACGTCACGGCGTAGAATATTCGACGTCCGTGTGGGATCTTGTGTCCGCAAGTGAAATTGTGGCGCTGAAACCCGCGATGATAAAGGTGCCGTCTGCGACCAATCAGAATTTCGATGTTCAGGAGTTCGTCTGCCGGGAATTCGACGGCGAGATCCACGTTTCAACAGGCATGACGACACGCATTGAACTCGAGGAACTGATTTCATTTTATGAAGGTTTGGGTCGGGCCAAGGACTTAGTGGTCTACGCGTGCACATCTGGTTATCCGGTTCCGCCAGAGGACGTCTGCCTTCTCGAGATAAATCATTTGCAGGAGCGCTATGGCGACCGGGTCGGCGCAATTGGCTTTTCGGGTCACCACCTTGGGATTGCCATCGATGTCGCTGCCACAACCCTTGGTGTGGCGGGTGCAGAGCGTTACGGTCAGGGCAGGTTCTCCTACCTAGAGCGGCACTTCACGCTCGACCGCACTTGGAAAGGCACTGACCATTCCGCCAGCTTGGAGCCTGAGGAATTGCGCCAGCTTTGCTCCGATATCAAGGCGGTTGCATCGGCTTTGACTTACAAACCGATGGATATTCTAGATATCGAAGTGCCTCAGCGGCACAAGTTGAAGTGGCGGGAAGGCGAGCAAGCCTCGCAAACTCAGAAGCTGCTCAACAAGGTCTCTTGA
- a CDS encoding ferredoxin--NADP reductase, which yields MNVLAKAADLEAAAPAGAYVQEVTSVQHYTDRLFKFRMTRPASFRFRSGEFVMIGLMIDGKPLYRAYSIASPSWDEELEFFSIKVPGGPLTQHLQTIQPGDAVLMKKKSTGTLVNDALVPGKRVYMFSTGTGLAPFASLIRDPDTYEKFEQVIVTHTCRDVAELKYGLDLVEATKNDPLIGEFAQEKLVHYTSVTREDYPFKGRITDLIENGKLFTDLGVPPLDPAIDRGMICGSMDMIKDTKTLLEKAGLTEGANNKPAEFVVERAFVG from the coding sequence ATGAACGTTCTTGCCAAGGCTGCCGATCTGGAAGCTGCTGCGCCCGCCGGCGCCTACGTCCAGGAAGTCACTTCGGTCCAGCATTACACCGACCGTCTTTTCAAGTTCCGCATGACGCGGCCCGCCAGTTTCCGCTTCCGGTCCGGTGAATTTGTCATGATCGGCCTGATGATTGACGGCAAGCCGCTCTACCGCGCCTATTCGATCGCGAGCCCGTCCTGGGACGAGGAGCTGGAGTTCTTTTCCATCAAGGTGCCCGGCGGCCCCCTGACCCAGCATCTGCAAACGATCCAGCCGGGCGATGCCGTGCTGATGAAGAAGAAGTCGACCGGAACCCTGGTCAATGACGCCTTGGTCCCCGGAAAGCGCGTCTATATGTTCTCCACGGGCACGGGTCTTGCGCCTTTCGCCAGCCTGATCCGCGATCCGGATACCTATGAAAAGTTCGAGCAGGTCATTGTGACCCACACCTGCCGCGACGTCGCGGAACTGAAATATGGCCTCGACCTGGTCGAGGCGACCAAGAATGATCCGCTGATCGGTGAATTCGCGCAGGAGAAGCTGGTTCACTATACGTCGGTGACGCGAGAGGACTACCCGTTCAAGGGCCGCATCACCGACCTGATCGAGAATGGCAAGCTGTTCACTGATCTGGGTGTTCCACCGCTGGACCCGGCCATCGATCGCGGCATGATCTGCGGCTCCATGGACATGATCAAGGACACAAAGACTTTGCTTGAGAAGGCCGGCCTGACCGAAGGCGCCAACAACAAGCCCGCCGAATTCGTCGTCGAACGCGCGTTTGTTGGGTAA
- a CDS encoding GlxA family transcriptional regulator yields the protein MSEQEQYSEGKRIAFVILDRFSMIAFSSVIEPLRLANRLIGKEYYTWKTYSLDGNPVTASNGVEISVQSSIRELEDADVTLLCTGLDVERLPVDPELGKRLRRLNAMGRTYGAICTGSYLLARYHLLDGRRCTIHWENLRSLREEFPDVEVRADIFAIDRNCITCAGGMASMDMMLRLIAIQHGAHLAHEIAEVSLYQNIRSGESAQRHDAEARTGISNAKILDAVRIMDLHIEDPLSCQQLAMTVSLSPRQLERLFRRHFNCTPGQYYLRLRLETARDLLRRTGRPVLDVALACGFASTSHFTKCYRERFSCTPTEERQTYQWGSDAAGARQAVR from the coding sequence ATGTCCGAACAGGAACAGTATTCAGAAGGAAAACGGATAGCATTCGTAATCCTTGATCGCTTCTCGATGATAGCGTTTTCATCGGTCATAGAACCTCTGCGACTAGCAAATAGGCTGATCGGAAAAGAGTACTATACCTGGAAGACTTACTCCTTAGACGGCAATCCTGTCACGGCGAGCAACGGCGTCGAAATTTCGGTTCAATCTTCTATTCGCGAACTGGAAGACGCTGACGTTACACTTTTGTGTACTGGGCTGGATGTTGAGCGGCTGCCGGTCGACCCGGAGCTGGGCAAACGCCTGCGCCGCCTGAACGCGATGGGCCGAACTTATGGCGCCATCTGCACGGGCTCCTATCTGCTTGCCAGGTACCATCTTCTGGACGGTCGCCGTTGCACCATTCACTGGGAAAACCTGCGCTCGTTGCGCGAAGAATTCCCGGACGTTGAAGTGCGGGCCGACATCTTCGCCATCGACCGCAATTGCATTACCTGCGCTGGCGGCATGGCCTCGATGGACATGATGCTGCGGCTGATCGCGATCCAGCATGGCGCACATCTGGCCCATGAGATTGCTGAAGTGTCACTCTACCAGAACATCCGTTCCGGCGAGAGCGCCCAGCGCCACGACGCAGAGGCGCGCACGGGCATTTCGAACGCCAAGATCCTTGATGCGGTGCGTATCATGGACCTGCACATCGAAGACCCACTGAGCTGCCAGCAGCTCGCGATGACGGTCAGCCTGTCCCCGCGCCAGCTGGAGCGGCTTTTCCGCCGTCACTTCAACTGCACGCCCGGCCAGTATTACCTGCGCCTTCGCCTGGAGACCGCTCGCGATCTTCTGCGCAGAACAGGCCGGCCTGTGCTGGATGTCGCGCTTGCTTGCGGTTTTGCCTCAACCTCGCATTTTACAAAATGCTACCGGGAGCGGTTCAGCTGCACGCCGACCGAGGAACGTCAGACCTACCAGTGGGGCAGTGACGCAGCTGGAGCGCGCCAGGCGGTTCGCTGA
- a CDS encoding sulfite exporter TauE/SafE family protein: MTDPILVPMIIGVFILAGLVKGVIGLGLPTVALSLMTVVTDLPTAMALMLVPTFATNVLQALTGGHALEVLKRIWLFLLLATGMVWLGGLVLEGADLSLMSSLLGVVLVAYALLGFSGYQMKTPARREQSFGVVFGAVNGVLTGMVGSYAVPGVMYLQSLGFDRNQFVQAMGMLFLGSTIALALTLSGNNLMTSDMGLTSLWATAPAFLGFFAGQAIRKRLSERLFRKLFYAGLLILGLFIVVRPFFSG; this comes from the coding sequence ATGACCGATCCGATTCTTGTTCCCATGATCATTGGTGTCTTCATTCTGGCCGGCCTTGTGAAAGGTGTCATCGGACTTGGACTGCCAACGGTTGCGCTCAGCCTGATGACAGTTGTCACCGACCTTCCGACGGCCATGGCGTTGATGCTGGTGCCGACCTTTGCCACCAATGTCCTGCAGGCCCTGACCGGCGGGCACGCCCTGGAGGTGCTGAAACGAATTTGGCTGTTTCTGCTCCTGGCGACCGGCATGGTTTGGCTCGGAGGTCTGGTGCTGGAAGGGGCTGACCTCTCCCTGATGTCCTCCCTGTTGGGCGTTGTGCTTGTCGCCTACGCCCTTCTTGGTTTTTCCGGTTATCAGATGAAGACGCCTGCAAGGCGGGAGCAGTCCTTCGGTGTTGTCTTCGGGGCGGTGAATGGTGTGCTGACCGGAATGGTCGGGTCCTATGCCGTGCCTGGGGTCATGTACCTGCAAAGCCTGGGATTTGACCGCAATCAGTTCGTACAGGCGATGGGCATGCTGTTTCTCGGCTCAACGATTGCGCTGGCGCTGACGCTTTCGGGAAACAACCTGATGACATCGGATATGGGGCTGACATCGCTTTGGGCGACAGCTCCCGCATTCCTGGGCTTCTTCGCGGGGCAGGCGATCCGGAAGAGGCTATCGGAAAGACTCTTCCGGAAATTGTTTTATGCCGGTCTCCTGATCCTTGGTCTCTTCATCGTCGTGAGACCGTTTTTCTCAGGCTGA
- a CDS encoding crosslink repair DNA glycosylase YcaQ family protein, which produces MTKPLDTAALPHLPNSTARRLFMSRHGLLQTPKGPGKGADLLEVIEDLGFVQLDSINTVARAHHMILAARRPAYREKFLKALYEKDGHLFEHWTHDASVIPIRFYPHWKLKFARDAEKLKSRWRNWRRDGFEEKFDAVLKRIEAHGPVTSGDVGEDEERKSGGWWDWHPSKTALEYLWRSGQLAVCRRDGFQKVYDLSDRVIPRPQLAALPAPQETISWACREALTRLGFATSGEIAAFFDIVTPLEAKSWCAQELAAGRIIEVLIGCGEGHAPRRSFVFPDVLDEACALEAATSRLRILSPFDPMLRDRKRAERLFDFHYRIEVFVPEPKRKYGYYVFPVLEGERLVGRIDMKAFRAEDRLQVTAFWPERGVRTSKGRLAKLDGELARMARFASVSRVDYADGWLRAPFS; this is translated from the coding sequence ATGACCAAGCCTCTCGACACGGCCGCCCTGCCGCATCTTCCCAATTCCACCGCCCGCCGCCTGTTCATGTCGCGGCATGGCCTCTTGCAGACACCCAAGGGGCCCGGCAAAGGCGCTGATTTGCTCGAGGTCATCGAAGACCTCGGCTTTGTCCAGCTTGACAGCATCAACACCGTCGCGCGGGCGCACCACATGATCCTAGCAGCCAGGCGACCGGCTTATCGCGAGAAGTTTCTGAAGGCACTCTACGAAAAGGACGGACACCTGTTCGAGCACTGGACGCACGATGCTTCCGTGATACCGATCCGTTTTTATCCCCACTGGAAACTGAAGTTCGCGCGGGATGCTGAGAAGCTGAAGAGCAGGTGGCGCAACTGGCGGCGTGATGGCTTCGAGGAAAAATTCGATGCGGTGCTGAAGCGGATTGAAGCGCATGGGCCGGTGACATCCGGAGATGTGGGTGAGGACGAAGAGCGCAAGAGCGGCGGCTGGTGGGACTGGCACCCTTCCAAGACGGCGCTTGAATACCTCTGGCGCTCGGGCCAACTGGCGGTCTGCCGCCGCGACGGTTTTCAAAAGGTCTACGATCTGAGTGACCGGGTCATCCCGCGGCCGCAACTGGCCGCCCTGCCCGCCCCACAGGAAACGATCAGCTGGGCATGCCGCGAGGCCCTCACCCGGCTGGGCTTTGCCACCTCCGGAGAGATCGCCGCATTCTTTGATATCGTGACGCCACTTGAGGCAAAGAGCTGGTGCGCGCAAGAACTCGCCGCAGGCCGAATCATCGAGGTTCTGATCGGCTGCGGCGAAGGCCATGCACCGCGGCGCAGTTTTGTCTTCCCGGACGTTTTGGACGAGGCCTGCGCTCTGGAAGCTGCAACATCGCGCCTGCGCATTCTGTCTCCCTTCGACCCGATGCTGCGGGACCGGAAGCGCGCAGAACGCTTATTCGATTTTCACTATCGGATTGAAGTCTTCGTGCCCGAACCCAAGCGCAAGTACGGCTACTACGTCTTCCCGGTTCTGGAGGGTGAGCGGTTGGTCGGGCGTATCGATATGAAGGCGTTTCGAGCCGAAGACAGGCTTCAGGTCACGGCCTTTTGGCCAGAACGGGGCGTTAGAACCTCGAAAGGTCGCCTCGCCAAACTAGATGGAGAACTTGCGAGAATGGCAAGGTTCGCCAGCGTCTCCAGGGTCGACTATGCAGACGGCTGGCTCCGCGCCCCGTTCAGCTGA
- a CDS encoding DUF2892 domain-containing protein — protein sequence MSMERKLIFVAGVIVLASVLLAVYQNQNWLWLTGFASAHMMFASATNMCPLVRFLTRNSKPELS from the coding sequence ATGTCCATGGAACGCAAACTGATCTTCGTCGCTGGTGTAATCGTCCTGGCCTCCGTCCTTCTCGCCGTCTACCAGAATCAGAACTGGTTGTGGCTGACTGGCTTCGCCAGCGCCCACATGATGTTCGCTTCAGCCACCAACATGTGCCCTCTCGTTCGTTTTCTGACACGCAACAGCAAGCCAGAGCTCAGCTAA
- a CDS encoding formate--tetrahydrofolate ligase → MSTDIEIARAAKMRPIAEIGEKLGIPEDALIPFGRTKAKIESDFLRSLADRPDGKLVLVTAISPTPAGEGKTTTTVGLGDGLNRIGKKTAVCLREPSLGPCFGMKGGAAGGGKAQVVPMEDINLHFTGDFHAITSAHNLLSALIDNHIYWGNSLEIDTRRVTWRRVMDMNDRALRTIVSSLGGVSNGFPREAGFDITVASEIMAILCLSTSLEDLQGRLGNIIVAYRRDKSAITARELEADGAMTVLLKEAIQPNLVQTLENNPAFVHGGPFANIAHGCNSVMATRSALKLADYVVTEAGFGADLGAEKFFDIKCRKAGLSPKAVVIVATVRALKMNGGVAKEDLGSENVDAVTRGCANLGRHIENVKQFGVPAVVAINHFTADTDAEVAAIKAYCANHGTDAVLATHWADGGAGTETLAHKVVELAESDTAQFAPLYNDELPLFEKIEQIAKRIYRADEVLADKSVRDQLRRWEADGFGHLPVCMAKTQYSFSTDPALRGAPTGHSVPVREVRLSAGAGFVVAICGEIMTMPGLPRVPSANHIGLDNNGQIEGLF, encoded by the coding sequence ATGAGCACTGATATCGAGATTGCGCGCGCGGCGAAGATGCGGCCCATTGCCGAAATCGGCGAAAAGCTTGGCATTCCAGAAGATGCCCTCATCCCATTCGGCCGGACGAAGGCCAAGATCGAGAGCGACTTCCTGAGGTCTCTCGCAGACCGGCCGGATGGAAAGCTTGTTCTCGTCACGGCGATCAGCCCCACCCCTGCTGGCGAGGGCAAAACCACGACCACTGTCGGACTTGGCGATGGTTTGAACCGGATCGGCAAGAAAACAGCCGTATGCCTGCGCGAACCCTCTCTCGGCCCCTGTTTCGGCATGAAGGGTGGTGCCGCTGGCGGTGGCAAGGCGCAGGTCGTGCCCATGGAGGACATCAACCTCCATTTCACCGGTGACTTTCACGCAATCACCTCTGCGCATAATCTTCTGTCGGCCCTCATCGACAATCACATCTACTGGGGCAATTCGCTGGAGATCGATACCCGCCGCGTCACCTGGCGCCGGGTCATGGATATGAACGACCGTGCTCTGCGCACGATCGTCAGCTCCCTCGGCGGTGTCTCAAACGGATTTCCCCGAGAAGCCGGTTTCGACATAACGGTCGCTTCCGAAATCATGGCAATCCTCTGTCTCTCGACAAGTCTGGAAGACCTGCAGGGCCGCCTCGGCAACATCATCGTCGCCTACCGGCGCGACAAGAGTGCGATCACGGCGCGCGAACTTGAGGCAGACGGTGCGATGACTGTCCTTCTCAAGGAGGCGATTCAGCCAAATCTGGTCCAGACCCTGGAAAACAACCCGGCCTTCGTCCATGGCGGCCCCTTCGCCAATATCGCCCACGGCTGCAACTCGGTCATGGCGACAAGATCCGCGCTTAAACTTGCCGACTACGTGGTGACCGAAGCCGGTTTCGGCGCCGATCTGGGTGCCGAGAAGTTCTTTGACATCAAATGCCGCAAGGCGGGGCTTTCCCCCAAAGCGGTGGTGATCGTCGCGACAGTTCGCGCGCTCAAGATGAACGGCGGCGTCGCGAAAGAGGACCTGGGATCAGAGAATGTCGATGCCGTGACTAGGGGCTGCGCCAATCTGGGCCGGCACATCGAGAACGTCAAGCAGTTCGGCGTGCCCGCGGTGGTCGCGATCAATCACTTCACCGCAGACACCGATGCAGAGGTCGCCGCCATCAAGGCCTATTGCGCCAACCACGGCACAGATGCTGTCCTGGCGACGCATTGGGCGGATGGAGGCGCGGGCACTGAAACTCTCGCGCACAAGGTGGTCGAGCTTGCCGAAAGCGATACCGCCCAATTTGCACCGCTTTACAATGACGAGCTGCCGCTGTTTGAGAAAATCGAGCAGATCGCGAAGCGGATCTACAGGGCAGATGAGGTTCTCGCTGACAAATCGGTGCGGGATCAACTGCGCCGCTGGGAGGCCGATGGCTTTGGACATCTCCCGGTCTGTATGGCCAAGACCCAGTATTCTTTCTCGACGGACCCAGCCCTGCGCGGCGCGCCAACCGGTCACAGCGTGCCGGTGCGCGAGGTCAGGCTTTCGGCGGGCGCCGGTTTCGTAGTGGCAATCTGCGGTGAGATCATGACCATGCCCGGCTTACCAAGGGTTCCCTCCGCAAATCACATCGGACTGGATAACAACGGCCAGATCGAGGGGCTATTTTAG